A region from the Oceanidesulfovibrio marinus genome encodes:
- a CDS encoding (R)-mandelonitrile lyase, translating into MEVIKNGSQASIEGPSEWFTGTVRIDPLFMKADEPSRVTGAAVTFEPGARTAWHTHPLGQTLIVTAGAGLVQLDGGPIENIRPGDVVRIAPHEKHWHGAAPATAMTHIAIQEELNGSTGEWLEKVSDEQYPSALDLR; encoded by the coding sequence ATGGAAGTTATAAAGAACGGCTCGCAGGCCTCGATCGAGGGGCCGTCCGAATGGTTCACCGGCACGGTGCGCATCGACCCGCTGTTCATGAAGGCGGATGAGCCCTCGCGCGTGACCGGCGCCGCCGTCACCTTCGAGCCCGGCGCGCGCACGGCCTGGCACACCCATCCCCTGGGCCAGACTCTGATCGTCACGGCCGGAGCAGGGCTGGTGCAGCTTGACGGCGGCCCTATCGAGAACATCCGCCCTGGCGACGTGGTCCGCATCGCCCCGCATGAAAAGCACTGGCACGGCGCCGCCCCGGCCACGGCCATGACGCACATCGCCATCCAGGAGGAGCTCAACGGCTCCACCGGCGAGTGGCTGGAGAAGGTGAGCGACGAGCAGTACCCGTCCGCTCTTGACCTCAGATAG
- a CDS encoding aldo/keto reductase — protein sequence MLYRTMPKNGDQLSILGFGCMRLPVADGAIDEPRAIAQIRSAIDSGVNYLDTAWPYHDGESEPLLGKALKDGYREKVKIATKLPTWLVKTRDDMDKLLNAQLKKLGVDQIDYYLIHALHGASWDSMNALGVRDFLDKAQQDGRIVNAGFSFHGLAEDFVRIIDAYDWTFCQIQYNYLDEEFQAGTKGLQYAASKGIGVIIMEPLRGGNLGLPTPPPAVAEIWDEAATKRTPVEWALRWVWNHPEVTVVLSGMNEEAHIEQNLAIADKAEANSLTREELNLVDRARKKYQELMQVGCTGCAYCLPCPMGVQIPKCFDFYNRMHMFGDENRAKYMYVAFVSGLTSNEDPGFASQCVACGECLEKCPQGIQVPDMLEKVAAEMEGPDIQERLAMVEAHLRANP from the coding sequence ATGCTTTACAGAACCATGCCCAAAAACGGAGACCAGCTCTCTATTCTCGGATTCGGATGCATGCGCCTGCCCGTGGCGGATGGCGCCATCGATGAACCGCGGGCCATCGCCCAGATCCGCAGCGCCATAGACAGCGGCGTCAACTATCTGGACACGGCCTGGCCCTACCACGACGGCGAAAGCGAGCCCCTGCTCGGCAAGGCGCTGAAAGACGGCTATCGCGAGAAGGTCAAGATCGCCACGAAGCTGCCAACGTGGCTGGTCAAGACCCGCGACGATATGGATAAGCTCCTGAACGCCCAGCTGAAAAAACTGGGAGTCGACCAGATCGACTACTACCTGATCCACGCCTTGCACGGCGCCTCGTGGGACTCCATGAATGCGCTCGGCGTCCGCGACTTCCTGGACAAGGCCCAACAAGACGGCCGCATCGTCAACGCCGGCTTCTCCTTCCATGGATTGGCCGAGGACTTTGTGCGCATCATCGACGCCTACGACTGGACATTCTGCCAGATCCAGTACAACTACCTGGACGAGGAGTTCCAGGCAGGCACCAAAGGGCTGCAGTATGCCGCATCCAAGGGTATAGGCGTGATCATCATGGAACCTCTGCGCGGCGGCAACCTGGGTCTTCCCACACCGCCCCCGGCTGTTGCTGAGATCTGGGACGAGGCCGCAACAAAACGTACACCTGTGGAGTGGGCCCTTCGCTGGGTCTGGAACCACCCGGAAGTCACGGTGGTGCTCTCGGGCATGAACGAGGAAGCACACATCGAGCAGAACCTGGCTATTGCCGACAAGGCTGAAGCGAACTCCCTCACCCGGGAGGAGCTGAACCTAGTGGACCGCGCCAGGAAAAAGTACCAGGAGCTGATGCAGGTTGGCTGCACCGGCTGCGCCTACTGTCTGCCCTGCCCTATGGGCGTCCAGATTCCCAAGTGCTTCGACTTCTACAACCGGATGCACATGTTTGGGGACGAGAACCGGGCGAAGTACATGTACGTCGCCTTTGTAAGCGGCCTGACCAGCAACGAGGACCCCGGTTTTGCCTCCCAGTGCGTTGCCTGCGGCGAGTGCCTGGAGAAGTGTCCGCAGGGAATTCAAGTTCCAGATATGCTTGAAAAAGTTGCCGCGGAAATGGAAGGACCGGACATCCAGGAGCGCCTCGCCATGGTTGAAGCGCATTTGAGAGCCAACCCCTAG
- the larC gene encoding nickel pincer cofactor biosynthesis protein LarC, whose translation MKILYYDCFAGISGDMNLAAMIDLGVEPEYLRSALSKLGLDHEFELKVSADSRHGICGTRVDVELKNQDSAHDHNHHGHEHGHGDAHEHGHHDHDHNHGHEYGHEHHGHSHGHGHEHAAHAPDHPHSHADHDHVQHSGHEHGHDHVHDSGHTHGHAHCHHGHAAHRNLADIEAIIMASTLADAIKETSLAIFRKVAQAESKVHGKPIDEVHFHEVGATDSIVDIVGAAICLHRLGVDAVWASPVELGGGFVRCAHGLIPVPAPATIEILHGVPTTRGKVQQETTTPTGAAILAALVEKFIDSPEMITEKTAYGIGHRESEIPNALRVHLAEAALPETSESGANARLLQCNIDDMTAEMLGAAMDLLMEKGARDVHFTAIQMKKNRPGTCLSLLCDEADEARFKELLFRHTTTLGIKSIRLHKTALDISFEQLDTPLGSVTMKNAILDGRIIRSKPELEECRDIARRNDMPLSEVYAVIEKSRK comes from the coding sequence ATGAAAATACTGTACTACGACTGCTTCGCCGGCATCAGCGGCGACATGAATCTGGCTGCGATGATCGACCTGGGCGTGGAGCCCGAGTATCTGCGGTCCGCGCTCTCCAAGCTCGGGCTGGACCACGAGTTCGAGCTCAAGGTATCCGCCGACTCCCGCCACGGCATCTGTGGCACGCGCGTGGACGTGGAGCTGAAAAACCAGGACAGCGCACATGATCACAATCATCATGGGCACGAGCACGGCCACGGGGATGCGCATGAGCACGGGCATCATGACCACGATCACAACCACGGTCATGAGTACGGTCACGAACATCACGGCCACTCCCATGGACATGGCCACGAGCACGCGGCGCATGCGCCGGACCATCCGCACAGCCATGCAGATCATGACCATGTCCAACATTCTGGACACGAGCACGGACATGACCATGTCCATGATTCTGGACACACGCACGGCCATGCGCATTGTCATCATGGGCATGCGGCCCATCGCAACCTCGCGGATATCGAGGCGATCATCATGGCCAGCACACTCGCCGATGCGATCAAGGAGACCAGCCTGGCCATCTTCCGCAAGGTAGCGCAGGCCGAGTCGAAGGTGCACGGCAAGCCCATCGACGAGGTTCATTTTCACGAGGTCGGCGCCACGGACTCCATCGTGGACATCGTGGGCGCGGCCATCTGCCTGCACCGGCTGGGCGTGGACGCGGTGTGGGCCTCCCCGGTGGAGCTGGGCGGCGGTTTTGTCCGCTGCGCGCACGGGCTGATCCCGGTGCCTGCGCCGGCAACCATTGAGATCCTTCATGGAGTTCCGACCACCCGCGGCAAGGTGCAACAGGAAACCACCACGCCCACGGGCGCGGCCATCCTCGCCGCTCTGGTGGAGAAGTTCATTGATTCTCCTGAAATGATTACGGAAAAAACAGCCTATGGCATCGGCCACCGGGAATCCGAGATTCCCAACGCCCTGCGCGTCCACCTGGCCGAGGCTGCTCTCCCCGAAACTTCCGAATCCGGGGCCAACGCGCGTCTTCTGCAGTGCAATATCGACGACATGACGGCCGAGATGCTGGGCGCGGCCATGGACTTGCTGATGGAGAAAGGCGCCAGGGACGTACACTTCACGGCCATCCAGATGAAGAAGAACCGGCCGGGCACCTGCCTCTCGCTGCTCTGCGATGAGGCGGACGAGGCGCGCTTCAAGGAGCTGCTCTTCCGCCACACGACCACCCTGGGAATCAAGAGCATCCGTCTGCACAAGACCGCGCTGGATATCTCCTTCGAGCAGCTGGACACGCCGCTGGGCAGCGTGACCATGAAGAACGCCATCCTGGACGGGCGGATCATCCGATCCAAACCGGAGCTGGAGGAGTGCCGGGATATCGCCCGGCGCAACGACATGCCCCTGTCCGAGGTCTACGCCGTCATCGAGAAGTCCAGGAAGTAG
- the larE gene encoding ATP-dependent sacrificial sulfur transferase LarE, producing MSQSDHNPDARYKSLLQSLREMDAAVVAFSGGLDSTFLLHAARQALQDNVLAVTLATPYMSKAEIEEAKCAARAMGARHEIIELPFPESIRTNPADRCYLCKHSLFSHLMEMARKKGIGHVLDGTNLDDLGDYRPGLKALRELGVESPLLAAGLSKQDLRTLARAHGLDVWDKPAAACLLTRIPHDTRVDEDELRRIEQAELFLKDIGFSAVRLRSHDDIARIEVPPEQVAEVVRANAEHGIDKRLKELGYRHVTVDLAGYRMGSLNKNGT from the coding sequence ATGTCGCAATCCGATCACAATCCGGACGCCAGGTACAAGAGCCTGCTCCAATCATTGCGCGAGATGGACGCCGCCGTGGTCGCCTTCTCGGGCGGGCTGGACAGCACGTTCCTGCTCCACGCCGCGCGCCAGGCCCTGCAGGACAATGTCCTGGCCGTGACGCTCGCCACACCGTACATGTCAAAAGCCGAGATCGAAGAAGCAAAGTGCGCGGCCCGTGCGATGGGCGCGCGCCACGAGATAATCGAGCTGCCCTTCCCGGAGTCCATCCGCACCAACCCGGCGGACCGCTGCTACCTCTGCAAGCACAGCCTGTTCTCGCATCTCATGGAAATGGCACGCAAAAAAGGCATCGGACACGTGCTGGACGGCACCAACCTCGATGACCTGGGCGACTACCGGCCCGGCCTCAAGGCATTGCGCGAGCTCGGCGTGGAAAGCCCGCTCCTCGCCGCCGGGCTGAGCAAGCAGGACCTGCGGACTCTGGCCCGGGCCCATGGCCTGGACGTCTGGGACAAGCCGGCTGCAGCGTGCCTGCTCACGCGCATCCCGCACGACACGCGCGTGGACGAGGACGAGCTCAGACGCATCGAGCAGGCCGAGCTCTTCCTCAAGGATATCGGCTTTTCAGCAGTGCGGCTGCGCAGCCACGATGATATCGCGCGCATCGAGGTGCCGCCCGAACAGGTGGCCGAGGTGGTACGGGCCAACGCGGAGCACGGCATTGACAAACGGCTCAAGGAGCTGGGCTATCGCCACGTCACCGTGGACCTGGCCGGCTACCGCATGGGCAGCCTGAACAAAAACGGGACGTAA
- the larB gene encoding nickel pincer cofactor biosynthesis protein LarB, whose translation MDAHDTLRRLLTEIRDGNLDVDKGMEQLRDFPVMDIGHTKIDLHRALRNGFPEVIYGEGKTPEQIGEIFERMGEHANVLGTRVSPEAAAHVQSICPDVLYNALARTLTCARHEIDYREGEVVIVTAGTSDLPVAEEARVTCEMLGSHARVISDVGVAGIHRLLDRLDDIRPAQVIIVVAGMEGALASVIGGLVSQPIVAVPTSVGYGASLSGFTALMGMLTSCASGVTVVNIDNGFGAACAACKITKLVASLSDGKSQA comes from the coding sequence ATGGACGCACACGATACTTTGCGGCGGCTGCTGACGGAAATCCGCGACGGCAACCTGGACGTGGACAAGGGAATGGAGCAGCTGCGCGACTTCCCGGTGATGGACATCGGTCACACTAAGATCGATCTGCACCGGGCCTTGCGCAACGGCTTTCCCGAGGTGATTTACGGTGAAGGCAAGACGCCCGAGCAGATCGGCGAGATTTTCGAGCGCATGGGCGAGCACGCCAACGTCCTGGGCACGCGCGTTTCGCCCGAGGCCGCGGCGCATGTGCAGTCCATCTGCCCGGATGTTCTGTACAACGCCCTGGCGCGGACCCTGACCTGTGCGCGGCATGAGATCGACTACCGCGAGGGCGAGGTCGTCATCGTCACGGCCGGGACCTCGGACCTGCCTGTGGCCGAGGAGGCGCGCGTTACCTGCGAGATGCTCGGCAGCCATGCGCGGGTGATTTCCGACGTGGGCGTGGCTGGCATCCACCGGCTCCTGGACCGGCTGGACGACATCCGCCCTGCGCAGGTAATCATCGTGGTGGCGGGCATGGAAGGCGCGCTGGCCAGCGTCATCGGCGGGCTCGTCTCCCAACCCATCGTGGCCGTGCCCACCTCGGTCGGCTACGGCGCCTCGCTCTCCGGCTTCACCGCGCTCATGGGCATGCTCACCTCCTGCGCCAGCGGCGTCACCGTGGTGAACATCGACAACGGCTTCGGCGCGGCCTGCGCGGCCTGCAAGATCACCAAGCTCGTTGCCTCCCTGTCTGACGGCAAGAGCCAGGCATAA
- a CDS encoding LrgB family protein translates to MTLPIHWNDPLVQACCWSVLTIGLYLAAKRIYRRWHQWWQMPLAMAPALLIAVVLYFQVSYRDYYQATSWLVALLGPATVAFAVPIYEHRALIRRFWPLLIIGMVAGSATAVLTGWAFSTLLGIDGSLRLSLLPRSMSTPFAMNVSKDIGGISDLTAIFVIITGLLGSLLGEFMMRRLPLRSALARGAMMGVAAHAAGTAKAHEVGAEEGTIAGLLMILVGMVNVVAASIFTVLR, encoded by the coding sequence ATGACGTTGCCGATTCATTGGAATGACCCGCTGGTCCAGGCGTGCTGCTGGTCCGTGCTGACAATCGGGCTCTACCTGGCCGCCAAACGCATCTACCGCCGCTGGCATCAATGGTGGCAGATGCCGCTGGCCATGGCGCCGGCGCTGCTCATCGCCGTGGTGCTTTACTTCCAGGTATCCTACCGGGATTACTACCAGGCCACGAGCTGGCTCGTGGCTCTGCTCGGTCCGGCAACCGTGGCCTTTGCCGTGCCCATCTACGAGCACCGCGCCCTCATCCGCCGCTTCTGGCCGCTCCTTATCATAGGCATGGTCGCCGGCAGCGCCACGGCAGTGCTTACGGGCTGGGCGTTCTCCACGCTTCTCGGCATTGACGGCTCCCTGCGCCTGAGCCTGCTGCCGCGCTCCATGAGCACGCCCTTTGCCATGAACGTGTCCAAGGATATCGGTGGGATATCGGACCTGACGGCCATCTTCGTGATCATCACGGGACTACTCGGCTCGCTCCTCGGCGAGTTCATGATGCGCCGGCTGCCTCTGCGGTCGGCCCTTGCGCGCGGCGCCATGATGGGGGTTGCCGCGCACGCCGCCGGAACAGCCAAGGCGCACGAGGTGGGCGCGGAAGAAGGCACTATAGCCGGGCTGCTCATGATCTTGGTGGGCATGGTCAACGTGGTCGCAGCCTCGATATTTACCGTTCTCCGGTAA
- a CDS encoding CidA/LrgA family protein: MSTRRITIPLRRRFHRSRLAQIGLLFMVWWAGEAAVRLLGFPIPGGIIGMIATYSMLMCRRLSISSLRRGAEWYIGEMLLFFIPAVPAITEHRELFGLIGLKILAVIFAGTVAVMSVTALTVDIFYRWRMRT, translated from the coding sequence ATGAGTACGCGAAGAATAACGATCCCATTGCGCCGCAGGTTCCACCGCAGCCGTCTGGCGCAGATCGGTCTTCTATTTATGGTCTGGTGGGCGGGCGAAGCCGCCGTCCGTTTGCTGGGCTTTCCCATACCCGGCGGCATCATCGGCATGATTGCCACTTATAGCATGCTGATGTGCCGCCGGCTTAGCATTTCGAGCCTGCGCCGCGGCGCCGAATGGTACATCGGGGAGATGCTGCTCTTCTTCATTCCGGCCGTACCGGCCATTACCGAGCACCGGGAGCTGTTCGGTCTTATCGGACTGAAGATCTTGGCAGTCATCTTCGCCGGCACCGTGGCGGTGATGAGCGTCACGGCCCTGACCGTGGATATCTTCTATCGCTGGAGGATGCGGACATGA
- a CDS encoding LysR family transcriptional regulator — MEFRKIQMFIEVVRQQGFSRAAEVVFSTQSNVSKAVRQLENELGVQLLDRGVRGIAPTAAGEVVFRRGLRLLAERDDMMEEIAAIQGLQKGTLLLGLPQIGASALFAPVFTLYHQRYPGIDIQLVEHGSDQLEEILRAGEVELAASLLPVPNDFEWQEIRREPLAALISPVYDHVIEHDAGRATTLADLKDVPFILFEDGFALNRIILAACRRHGFEPNIIAKSSQISFICELASAALGVAFLPRLIAEMRRGPGVRVVALDEPETDWHMAAIWRRGGYLSHAARVWLDILHDLYPGERSTDLESEHKA, encoded by the coding sequence ATGGAATTTCGCAAGATTCAGATGTTCATCGAGGTTGTGCGGCAGCAGGGTTTTTCCCGCGCCGCCGAGGTCGTGTTCAGCACGCAGTCCAATGTGAGCAAGGCGGTACGGCAGTTGGAGAACGAGCTGGGCGTGCAGCTTCTCGACCGCGGCGTCCGCGGGATTGCGCCCACGGCGGCCGGCGAGGTGGTCTTTCGCCGGGGGCTGAGGCTGTTGGCCGAGCGCGACGACATGATGGAAGAGATCGCCGCGATTCAGGGGCTGCAGAAAGGGACACTGCTGCTGGGATTGCCGCAGATCGGCGCGAGCGCTTTGTTCGCTCCGGTCTTCACCCTCTATCACCAGCGCTACCCGGGCATCGACATCCAGCTCGTGGAGCACGGCAGCGACCAGCTCGAAGAGATTCTGCGCGCCGGCGAAGTGGAGCTCGCCGCCTCGTTGCTACCGGTACCCAACGATTTTGAATGGCAGGAGATCCGCCGGGAGCCGCTGGCGGCGCTTATCTCGCCCGTGTACGATCACGTAATCGAACACGATGCTGGCCGCGCGACCACACTCGCCGACCTCAAGGACGTGCCCTTCATCCTGTTCGAGGACGGTTTCGCCCTGAACCGGATCATCCTGGCCGCGTGCAGGCGGCACGGGTTCGAGCCCAACATCATTGCGAAAAGCAGCCAGATCAGCTTTATCTGCGAGCTTGCCTCGGCCGCGCTGGGCGTGGCTTTTCTGCCCCGGTTGATCGCCGAGATGCGGCGTGGGCCGGGGGTGCGCGTCGTCGCGCTCGACGAGCCCGAAACCGACTGGCACATGGCAGCTATCTGGCGGCGCGGCGGCTACCTGTCCCACGCGGCGCGCGTGTGGCTCGACATTCTGCACGACCTCTACCCCGGCGAGCGCAGCACGGACTTGGAATCGGAACACAAGGCGTAG
- a CDS encoding cystathionine gamma-synthase family protein, which yields MSNDQQYKPATQAVWAGEQRLFEGNATQVPVVHSVSFGYDDMEEWMDVALGNKPGHIYSRNTNPTVDVFEEKVRVLEHAEAATSASTGMGIISSTLFTLLAPGDRVVSVKDTYGGTNRLFTEFLPRQNVNVTLCDTMDEDEVEAEVAKGCNVLYLETPTNPTIKIVDLERLARVGKAAGAVVIVDNTFATPINQNPLLLGADLVVHSATKFMGGHADALGGVVAGKEELIKRIYGYREIVGGTLHPMSAYLLLRGMKTMHLRIQRQNENAQALAEFLSGHPNVERVLYPGLPDHPGHDIARKQMRGFGGMLSFIVKGNTFEDAARCLTRLKLARRAANLGSVETIAGPPATTSHVECTAEERAAMGIPESLIRYSVGIEDVEDLKADLDQALR from the coding sequence ATGAGCAACGACCAGCAGTACAAACCGGCCACACAAGCTGTGTGGGCCGGCGAACAACGCCTATTTGAAGGCAACGCCACGCAGGTGCCCGTGGTGCACAGCGTGTCCTTCGGCTACGACGACATGGAAGAGTGGATGGACGTGGCCCTGGGCAACAAGCCCGGCCACATCTACAGCCGCAACACCAACCCCACCGTCGATGTCTTCGAGGAGAAGGTGCGCGTGCTGGAGCACGCCGAGGCGGCCACCAGCGCCTCCACCGGCATGGGCATCATCAGCAGCACCCTCTTCACCCTGCTCGCTCCCGGCGACCGCGTCGTCTCCGTCAAGGACACCTACGGCGGCACCAACCGCCTGTTCACCGAGTTCCTGCCCCGCCAGAATGTGAACGTGACCCTGTGCGACACCATGGACGAGGACGAGGTGGAGGCCGAGGTGGCTAAGGGCTGCAACGTGCTCTACCTGGAGACGCCCACCAACCCGACCATCAAGATCGTGGATCTGGAGCGCCTGGCCCGCGTAGGCAAGGCTGCCGGCGCCGTGGTGATTGTGGACAACACATTCGCCACGCCCATTAACCAGAACCCCCTGCTCCTGGGCGCGGACCTGGTCGTACACAGCGCCACCAAGTTCATGGGCGGCCATGCCGACGCCCTAGGCGGCGTTGTTGCCGGCAAGGAGGAGCTGATCAAGCGCATCTACGGCTACCGCGAGATCGTGGGCGGCACCCTGCACCCCATGTCCGCCTACCTGCTGCTGCGCGGCATGAAGACCATGCACCTGCGCATCCAGCGCCAGAACGAGAACGCCCAGGCCCTGGCCGAGTTCCTGAGCGGCCATCCCAACGTGGAGCGCGTGCTCTACCCCGGCCTGCCCGACCATCCGGGCCACGACATCGCCCGCAAGCAGATGCGCGGCTTCGGCGGCATGCTCAGCTTCATCGTCAAAGGCAACACCTTTGAGGACGCCGCCCGCTGCCTCACCCGCCTGAAGCTGGCCCGCCGCGCCGCCAACCTGGGCTCGGTGGAGACCATTGCCGGGCCGCCGGCCACCACGAGCCACGTGGAGTGCACGGCCGAGGAACGCGCCGCCATGGGCATTCCGGAGAGCCTCATCCGCTACTCCGTGGGCATCGAGGACGTGGAAGACCTCAAGGCCGATCTGGACCAGGCCCTGCGCTAA
- a CDS encoding TRAP transporter large permease, translating to MEATLLLSFLVMTAIGVPVAFALALSASLVLFTFMDMPQVMVTQVMYSGIDSFSFMAVPFFMLAGAFMSAGGVTTRLVNFALALVGSFRGGLAQAVAVAGMFFAAISGSSAATTAAIGSTMVNEMEKKGYRRELATGIVAAGGTVGIVIPPSITLVVYGVIANTSIGDLFMGGLLPGFLMGVVMCAVSWFLARKEGIPKEGSFSAVSVFKCFKDSFWALLTPVIIIGGIYGGIFTPTEAAAVAAVYGIVVGLFIYRELKIKDFPKIIFQAVIGTTIIMFIVGAAKVFGWLMTNLEIPHHIGAFMVSITSSPIMFLLMVNVLLLVIGTLINASAAVVILTPILLPVVEQLGIDPLFFGVLMVINLAIGCITPPVGLDLFVASAITKVPLEKVMRASLPYLISLLLSLLAFTMFPSIITVLPNMLR from the coding sequence ATGGAAGCGACACTTCTCCTCTCATTTCTGGTGATGACGGCGATCGGCGTGCCCGTGGCGTTCGCCCTGGCGCTTTCCGCCTCCCTGGTCCTGTTTACGTTCATGGACATGCCGCAGGTCATGGTCACGCAGGTCATGTACTCGGGCATCGACTCCTTCTCCTTCATGGCCGTGCCTTTCTTCATGCTGGCCGGCGCCTTCATGTCCGCCGGCGGCGTGACCACCCGGCTCGTGAACTTCGCGCTCGCCCTGGTGGGCTCCTTCCGCGGCGGACTGGCCCAGGCAGTGGCCGTGGCCGGCATGTTCTTCGCCGCCATCTCCGGCTCCTCGGCCGCCACCACCGCGGCCATCGGCTCCACCATGGTCAACGAGATGGAAAAGAAGGGCTACCGCCGTGAGCTGGCCACAGGCATCGTGGCCGCCGGCGGCACCGTGGGCATCGTCATCCCGCCCTCCATCACCCTGGTTGTTTACGGCGTCATCGCCAACACCTCCATCGGCGACCTCTTCATGGGCGGCCTGCTGCCGGGCTTCCTCATGGGCGTGGTCATGTGCGCCGTGAGCTGGTTCCTGGCCAGGAAGGAGGGCATCCCCAAGGAAGGCTCCTTCTCGGCGGTGTCCGTATTCAAGTGCTTCAAAGACTCGTTCTGGGCGCTGCTCACACCGGTCATCATCATCGGCGGCATCTACGGCGGCATCTTCACCCCCACCGAGGCGGCCGCCGTGGCCGCGGTCTACGGCATCGTGGTAGGCCTGTTCATCTACCGCGAGCTGAAGATCAAGGACTTTCCCAAGATCATCTTCCAGGCGGTCATCGGCACCACCATCATCATGTTCATCGTGGGCGCGGCCAAGGTCTTTGGCTGGCTCATGACCAACCTGGAGATTCCCCACCACATCGGCGCGTTTATGGTCTCCATCACGAGCTCGCCGATCATGTTCCTGCTGATGGTGAACGTGCTGCTGCTGGTCATCGGCACGCTGATCAACGCCTCGGCCGCGGTGGTCATTCTCACGCCCATCCTGCTGCCTGTGGTCGAGCAGCTCGGCATCGATCCGCTGTTCTTCGGCGTGCTCATGGTCATCAACCTGGCCATCGGCTGCATCACGCCGCCCGTGGGGTTGGACCTGTTCGTGGCCAGCGCCATCACCAAGGTGCCGCTGGAAAAGGTGATGCGGGCGTCGTTGCCGTATCTGATATCGTTGTTGCTCTCGCTGCTGGCGTTCACCATGTTCCCGTCCATCATCACCGTACTGCCCAACATGCTGCGGTAA
- a CDS encoding TRAP transporter small permease: protein MEKLLKFVRAVLFYISVIAMGAMLAIIFYQVITRYVFNFSPDWSEELARMLFVWVVFLGSALIMGEEGHLAVQILPRKFEGTAFGDFLQICINVCSYIFIGLLIVQGTKMTRTMSFQTSPGLGLSMSFVYFVMPLSGLLMLLYLIKDSIRIYRCIVTRRQSACEVPQQTPPAE, encoded by the coding sequence ATGGAGAAGCTACTGAAATTTGTCCGCGCGGTCCTGTTCTACATATCAGTCATCGCCATGGGGGCGATGCTGGCCATCATCTTCTATCAGGTCATCACCCGCTACGTGTTCAACTTCTCGCCGGACTGGTCGGAGGAGCTGGCGCGCATGCTCTTCGTCTGGGTCGTCTTCCTGGGGTCCGCGCTGATCATGGGCGAGGAAGGCCACTTGGCTGTGCAGATTCTGCCCAGGAAGTTCGAGGGCACGGCCTTTGGCGATTTCCTGCAGATCTGCATCAACGTGTGCAGCTACATTTTCATCGGCCTGCTCATCGTGCAGGGCACCAAGATGACCCGGACCATGTCCTTTCAGACATCGCCGGGGCTGGGGCTGTCCATGAGCTTCGTCTACTTCGTCATGCCCTTGTCCGGCCTGTTGATGCTGCTCTACCTGATCAAGGACTCCATCCGCATTTACCGTTGCATCGTGACCCGCCGCCAGAGCGCCTGCGAGGTCCCGCAACAGACCCCTCCAGCGGAGTAA